The genome window GATACAGCGCTGCTCGCGGATATCGTTTTGCCGGCGGTTACATTTCTGGAACAGTGGGAAATCAAACGGGCGTACGGCGCGTACGCTGCCGGTGGTGTCCAGCCGGTGATTCCCGCCTGCGGCGAAGCGCTGCCGAATGAAGCGGTTTTTGCGGCGTTAGGCCGGGCGCTCGGTTTCGACGATCTCCCGTTTCAATGGGATTCGCAAATCTGGTTCGAAAAAGTTGCTGCCGGGTTGAAATTCAACGGAAAGCCCGGCCAAACCCCGGTTTTCCGGCAGGGGAAAATTCAAACTGTCGATTTCGATGGCGGAAATCCGGTGCAATTCGGCAACGTTTTTCCGCGAACAGCAGACGGCAAAATCCAGCTGTTGCCACCCGCGCTGGGCGATGCGCCGTTTCGCTATCAGCCGGTTCGCAGCGATGCGCATCCGCTGGCGCTCATCAGTCCGGCAAATAACAAAATGATTTCCAGCAGCCTCGGCGAATTCAATTACCCGACATTATTTGTGACTATTCATCCCGACGATGCCGCCGCACGCGACATAGTCAATGGCGATGCCGTCCGGGTTTTTAACGAACTCGGTGAAGTGCACTGCCACGCGGAAATCAGCGCTGCCGTGCGTTCCGGTGTCGTTTCCATGCCCAAAGGCGCGTGGCGAAAATCGGCGATCAATCATGCAACATCGACAACGCTTTGTCCGCAAACAACCAACGTTGTCGGCGGCGGTGCATGTTTTAACGATGCCCGAGTAGAAATCGCCAAACTGAAAATGCCCGTATGAGCCAAATTTCACGCCTTTCCGAATCCGGTTTTTTTGCGCCTGTTTATCGCTGGCTGGCTGTGCTGCTCTGCATTTTTGTGCTCGCCGAAGTGAATTATCCGATGCTCACGCCGCAGGGCGATCTGGCGATTTTTTCACTGCTCGGTCTTGCGCTGGTTTTTCTCCAAAAACTGCCGGTTAAAAAGCGCTGGCAAAAATGGCTGATGGGCGGCGTTTTGCTCGCAACCGCGATCACTTTTGGCTTTGTGGTTGTGCAAAATGAGCCGTTTTTCGGCGAATTTTGGCTCGGCGGAAGATCGCTGGGAGATCGCGCGGGTTTGGAGCAAGCCCCGGATTTCTGGATCGGGCTTGCCGGATTGCTGATTGTGTTGATCGCCGCGTGGCGGGCAATCGGTTTCACGTTGCCGCTATTGGCCGGCATATTTTTGCTGTATGCCGCGTTTGGTCCCCTCATGCCGGATTGGTTTTTCCCGCATCGCGGATACGATTGGCAGCGCATCGTCAGCCAAACGTTTTTGCACAGTCAGGGCGTTTTTGGCGTGGCGCTGCGAGTGATGTTCACTTACGTTTTTTTGTTTGTGCTATTCGGCACGCTGCTGAGCCAAACCGGCGCAACAGATTTTGTGATCAATTTTGCCCGGCGAGTTTTTCGGGGCAGCGCCGGTGGTCCGGCAAAAGTTGCAGTGCTTAGCAGCGGGCTGATGGGATCGCTGTCCGGCAGTGCGGTTGCAAACACGGCAACCACTGGTACTTTCACTATCCCGTTGATGCGCAGTGCCGGTTTTCGCCCGGAAATTGCCGGTGGCGTGGAAGCCGCAGCCAGCTCCGGCGGCGCGCTCGTTCCGCCAATTATGGGCGCCGGCGCATACATGATGCTGGAAATTATCGATCCGCCGGTAACGTATTTGCAAATTATCCGCGCAGCAATTTTACCGGCTGTGCTGTATTATGTGGCGTTGCTGTTTATCGTGCACCTGCAGGCCAAAAAGCAGGGCGTAACAGATGTGCCGGATGCCCCGAAAAATGCCGGTTCGCGATTTCCCGGCGTGGTTTTCGCGGCGGCGTTTGTTGCTTTAATTGTGTTGCTTGTTGTCGGATTCACCCCGTTCCGGGCTGTTAGCCTCAGTTTATTGGTGATTGTTTTGGTGGGTGCGTTAAGGCCTGCCACCCGGCTTTCGCCAAAAAAAATAGTGGCTGCCGCCGTCGAAGCTGCCCAAAGTGGTGTGGCGCTGGTTGCTGCCGCCGCATGTGTGGGCATTATTCTCGGCGTGGTGACGCTCACGGGAATCGGCAGCAAATTGCCCGCTGCCATTTTGCCGCTGGCGCAGGATAACCGCTTGCTTGCCCTCATTTTGCTGATGATTTCCACCATTATTTTGGGAATGGGTTTGCCCTCGGCGGTGTGCTATTTGCTGATGGCGACGCTCGTTGGCCCGGTGCTCGGCGAGCTTGGCGTGGTGCCTTTGGCGGCGCATTTGTTCATTTTTTATTTCGGGATGATGTCTATGGTAACCCCGCCTGTGGCGCTGGCCGCATATACCGCAGCGGCAATTGCGCGATCGGGAATTATGGCAACCGGATTGGCGGCTTTCCGCTTTTCTTTGGTGGGATTTGCGCTACCGTTTGCTTTTGTGCTTCGTCCGGAACTGCTGCTGATGAACGATTTCGATAATTTCGCAGATTGGCTGCATGTGATCACCCAACTCCTTTTTTCGTTGACCGGGATTATTGCGTTAGCTGCAGCAATTGTTGGTTTTGGATTTACGCGGCTCAGGTTTTCAACCCGATTTATCGGCTTGATTGCCAGCCTGCTGTTGTTGCTGACGCCGGAAGATTTTGCAGATGGTTGGGCACAACTCGGCGCTCTGACTGTTACGATTGCCGCCGCAGTTGTGAATTTTCGCAAGTATCGTAACCAGCCTACCGGTTGAGAAAATGAGTTATTCCGCTTTGTGCATATTCTGCGTTTTTCGCCATTAAATTTTCTGTTTGCTGACGATTTTTTCTCTAAAATTGTTATATTATCCTTTCAAATGGATTGCATTTTTTACAACGTGACGGGGACTGTAATGCCTTTATCAATTAAAATATTGACTTTGGTGATATTTATTACGTGTGTACTTACCGGAGCAGAAATGGCAAAAAAGAAGTTGCCGCAACAATCAACAGAAAAACCGATTGCGATTGCCATTCACGGTGGTGCCGGCACCATTTTGAAATCGAAAATGACGCCGGAAAAAGAACGGGCATATCGTGATGCGCTCCAATTTGCGTTGGAAACGGGTTACGCCATTTTGCAAAAAGGTGGCAGCAGTCTGGACGCAGTTGAGGCAACCATTCGCACAATGGAAGATTCGCCGTTGTTTAACGCGGGAAAAGGCGCTGTATTTACCAATGCAGGCACCAACGAAATGGATGCCTCAATTATGGATGGCAAAACCCGGCAAGCTGGCGCGGTTGCGCGGGTAACGCACGTCAAAAATCCGATAAGCCTCGCGCGAAAAGTAATGATAAATTCTCCGCATGTTTTTCTGGTTGGCGAAGGCGCGGAAGATTTCGCCCGCGAAAATGAAATTGAATTGGTCGCACCCGAATATTTTCGCACGGATGAGCGTTGGCAGCAGTTGCAAAAAATCAAACAAGCGGAAGATAGCGGACACAACCGGGAAATTCATCTAGATCACGATAGCGACCATAAATTCGGGACTGTTGGCGTTGTTGCGCTGGATCGTGAGGGCAACCTTGCAGCCGGGACATCCACCGGCGGAATGACCAACAAGCGCTACGGGCGCATCGGCGATTCACCGGTAATCGGCGCCGGAACGTATGCGGATAATGCCACCTGCGCAGTTTCTGCCACCGGTCATGGCGAATATTTTATCCGGGGCGTTGTCGCCTATGATATCGCCGCAATGATGCAATACAAAAACATCAGTTTGAATGAAGCAGCAGATGCTGTTATCATGGAAAAATTGACGAAAATGGGCGGAACCGGCGGCGTGATTTCGCTGGATCGCGAGGGCAATATTGCCATGCCATTCAACACGGCAGGCATGTATCGCGGATACGTTGACCGCAATGGAAATTACACGATCAAAATCTATAAAGAATAAAAGGTTAGATAAAAAAGCGAGTACAAAAAAACAGGGGACGAACGGTACGTCCCCTGCGGAGTTGGGAGGGAGGTTTTGACCTTGTAAGGTCACGATCAATATAACGGTCTCTCAAAACTTTGTCAAGCGCTTTTTTCAAATTCGAAATATGGAACAACAATTCTATTTAAGCCATTCTCTCAACGCCAAATGTTTACCTGACTATCCGGTAGATTGGGACGCTTTATTTGTCCGAAGTGCCCCGCTTGCTGTGGAAATCGGGTTTGGAAATGGGGAATTTCTGGTAGATTGGGCAACCAAAAAGCCCGACTGGAATCTGGTGGGATTCGAACTTTCGATGGAATCTATCGAACGGGTTTGCAAGCGGATTGCTCAGTCGGCTAAAGCAAACGTGGTTCCCCTGCACGAAGATGCCCGGTTCGGGATTCGCGAACTCTTTCCGGATAATTCTATTGAGCATGTGATGATGAATTTTCCTGACCCATGGCCAAAAGATCGCCACAAAAAACGCCGTTTGCTCGATGAAAATTTTGCCGATATTCTGGCGATGACATTAAAGCCAGGTTGCCCGTACGAACTGGTTACCGATCAGCAATGGTACGCCGAACATGCGTTTGAATTATTTTCTGCATCGGCAAATTTCACAACAACCGAAATTGAACTTAACCCGATACGAGATGTTACAACAAAATACGAACGCAAATGGCGGGAGTTGGGCAGAAGCAGCTATCGCGTTATTGCAATCAAAAATAAATCGGCTATCGTGCCAAGATTACTGGAGAATTCTGAAATGCCACACGCCTTTGTCGAAGATAACAATATTCCGCAAAAAGTGGAAAAATTAGTCGGGTTCACTTACACTGGTTCCGATATTTTATATGTGGTAAAAGATGTATTTACAGATGTTTTGAATGGTAGCTATCTGCTAAATGTTGTCGCTAAAGATCGCGATTATCAACAAAATATTTTGGTTGGCATTTATCGCCACAAATCCGAACGCTGGATTGTTAAGCTGGATAAAATAATTCAACCGTATCGCACACCGGCGGTAAAAGCAGCTGTCTGGGGCATTGGAAAACAGTTGAACGATTGAACTCCCGGTGCCGAACTGGCGTTAAACTAGTGGTTATCGAATGATAATTAAACGAATTTTGTGAAGGGTTTATTTGTGTATCAGCCGTTGCTTCATTTCGCGTCGGACACAAAAAAAAACTTGCGATACTCTGTGGAATCGCGTATCATCAAATAATTAAAAAGAAAATAATTAAGAGTGAAAAATAAATGGCAAAATTGAAAAAATTAGAGAGAAAGGTAACGCATGAATGGAATCCAGATGGGTGATAGATCAGAACGTTGACGAAGTCGCGGTCGATCACCTTGCAAAAGAACTTGGAATTCCCCCGGTATTAGCCCGGATTTTGCTTAAACGAGGCATAGATTGTTTCGATAAAGCGAAGATCTATTTTAACCCGAATTTGGATCGTTTACACGACCCGTTTTTGATGTTGGATATGGATCTGGCAACCCAACGCCTGCACAAAGCCCTGGAAAACGGGGAAAAAATTATGGTGTATGGCGATTACGACGTGGATGGCGTTTGTGGCAGTTCACTGTTGTATCTGGTGTTGTCCCGCATGGTTGGTACGCGGGTAAACTACTATATTCCGGATCGTATCAGTGAGGGATATGGTTTATCCAAAGATGCGATCCAGCGGTTTGCAGATCAGGGAATTTCATTGATCGTCTCGATCGACTGTGGTGTTACAGCTGTAGAAGAAGTACAATTTGCCCGGGATATTGGCGTTGAAGTTATTATTTGCGACCACCATGAACCCGGAGACAAATTACCGCCAGCCGTTGCAGTATTAGACCCCAAACGGCCGGATTGTCCTTATCCATTTAAAGAGCTTGCCGGTGTCGGCGTCGGTTTCAAATTTATGCAGGGGCTTTATCAGCACCTGGGATTGAACGAAGCCGAACTCGATGAATATCTGGATATTGTCGCATTGGGCAGTTGCGCAGATATTGTGCCGCTGGTTGATGAAAACAGAATATTGGTGAGCCACGGACTTCAGCTAATTAACCATCGACCCAGATTTGGCGTAAAAGCGCTGCTGGAATCGTCGGGTGTTGACCGGAAGGACATCACTGTCGGGTTAATTGTTTTTGTGGTTGCCCCGCGTATAAATGCCGTTGGCAGAATGGGCGATGCCCGTCGAGCCGTGCAAATGATGTGCGCCAACAGCCTGCAACGCGCCCGGGTTTTTGCCCGTGAGCTGGAACGGGAAAACAAAAACCGTCGCTCCGTGGACGAAAACACATTCAAAGAAGCACTGGAAACTGCAGAAGCGCACTTCGATCCGGAACGAGACCGGGCAATGGTTTTATATAAAGAAGGCTGGCATCCTGGCGTTATCGGTATCGTTGCATCGCGAATTGTCGAGCGGTATTATCGTCCTACGGTGATGATTTCGGTGGTTGATGGTATCGGTAAAGCCTCGGCACGGAGCATCGCTGATTTTAACATTTATGAAGCGATTAAAGAGTGTTCCGAATTCCTCGAAGCATATGGCGGGCATAAATATGCTGCCGGACTAACCATCAAGCAGGAAAACATTCCTGCTTTTGCGGAGAAATTTAAAGCCGTTGCCGATCGGCAAATCACCGATGATGATTTGATTCCGC of Calditrichia bacterium contains these proteins:
- a CDS encoding TRAP transporter fused permease subunit; translated protein: MSQISRLSESGFFAPVYRWLAVLLCIFVLAEVNYPMLTPQGDLAIFSLLGLALVFLQKLPVKKRWQKWLMGGVLLATAITFGFVVVQNEPFFGEFWLGGRSLGDRAGLEQAPDFWIGLAGLLIVLIAAWRAIGFTLPLLAGIFLLYAAFGPLMPDWFFPHRGYDWQRIVSQTFLHSQGVFGVALRVMFTYVFLFVLFGTLLSQTGATDFVINFARRVFRGSAGGPAKVAVLSSGLMGSLSGSAVANTATTGTFTIPLMRSAGFRPEIAGGVEAAASSGGALVPPIMGAGAYMMLEIIDPPVTYLQIIRAAILPAVLYYVALLFIVHLQAKKQGVTDVPDAPKNAGSRFPGVVFAAAFVALIVLLVVGFTPFRAVSLSLLVIVLVGALRPATRLSPKKIVAAAVEAAQSGVALVAAAACVGIILGVVTLTGIGSKLPAAILPLAQDNRLLALILLMISTIILGMGLPSAVCYLLMATLVGPVLGELGVVPLAAHLFIFYFGMMSMVTPPVALAAYTAAAIARSGIMATGLAAFRFSLVGFALPFAFVLRPELLLMNDFDNFADWLHVITQLLFSLTGIIALAAAIVGFGFTRLRFSTRFIGLIASLLLLLTPEDFADGWAQLGALTVTIAAAVVNFRKYRNQPTG
- a CDS encoding isoaspartyl peptidase/L-asparaginase encodes the protein MPLSIKILTLVIFITCVLTGAEMAKKKLPQQSTEKPIAIAIHGGAGTILKSKMTPEKERAYRDALQFALETGYAILQKGGSSLDAVEATIRTMEDSPLFNAGKGAVFTNAGTNEMDASIMDGKTRQAGAVARVTHVKNPISLARKVMINSPHVFLVGEGAEDFARENEIELVAPEYFRTDERWQQLQKIKQAEDSGHNREIHLDHDSDHKFGTVGVVALDREGNLAAGTSTGGMTNKRYGRIGDSPVIGAGTYADNATCAVSATGHGEYFIRGVVAYDIAAMMQYKNISLNEAADAVIMEKLTKMGGTGGVISLDREGNIAMPFNTAGMYRGYVDRNGNYTIKIYKE
- the trmB gene encoding tRNA (guanosine(46)-N7)-methyltransferase TrmB, producing the protein MEQQFYLSHSLNAKCLPDYPVDWDALFVRSAPLAVEIGFGNGEFLVDWATKKPDWNLVGFELSMESIERVCKRIAQSAKANVVPLHEDARFGIRELFPDNSIEHVMMNFPDPWPKDRHKKRRLLDENFADILAMTLKPGCPYELVTDQQWYAEHAFELFSASANFTTTEIELNPIRDVTTKYERKWRELGRSSYRVIAIKNKSAIVPRLLENSEMPHAFVEDNNIPQKVEKLVGFTYTGSDILYVVKDVFTDVLNGSYLLNVVAKDRDYQQNILVGIYRHKSERWIVKLDKIIQPYRTPAVKAAVWGIGKQLND
- the recJ gene encoding single-stranded-DNA-specific exonuclease RecJ, giving the protein MESRWVIDQNVDEVAVDHLAKELGIPPVLARILLKRGIDCFDKAKIYFNPNLDRLHDPFLMLDMDLATQRLHKALENGEKIMVYGDYDVDGVCGSSLLYLVLSRMVGTRVNYYIPDRISEGYGLSKDAIQRFADQGISLIVSIDCGVTAVEEVQFARDIGVEVIICDHHEPGDKLPPAVAVLDPKRPDCPYPFKELAGVGVGFKFMQGLYQHLGLNEAELDEYLDIVALGSCADIVPLVDENRILVSHGLQLINHRPRFGVKALLESSGVDRKDITVGLIVFVVAPRINAVGRMGDARRAVQMMCANSLQRARVFARELERENKNRRSVDENTFKEALETAEAHFDPERDRAMVLYKEGWHPGVIGIVASRIVERYYRPTVMISVVDGIGKASARSIADFNIYEAIKECSEFLEAYGGHKYAAGLTIKQENIPAFAEKFKAVADRQITDDDLIPRMRVDCEVELKDFDERLMRLLKLMGPFGPLNLRPVFVSRNLNVVGEASVVGSNHLKLSVEQNGVKMNAIGFNLGDQIERVVANKGVLDCAYVVEENYWNGRKELQLRLKDIK